One Micromonospora sp. WMMD812 genomic window carries:
- a CDS encoding YafY family protein, producing MRASRLVSLLLLLQTRGRMTAQELAAALEVSVRTVYRDVEALGASGVPVYADRGPAGGYRLLAGYRTRLTGLTPEEAEALFLAGVPGPAGELGLGSVLATAELKLRAALPAELADRGGRLRQRFHLDAPTWFREPEPTPHLAALADAVWADRQVRVRYRRWRAPREVERVLGPLGLVLKAGRWYLVAAVGEQVRTYRVGAILALTALDEPVHRPDGFDLARCWQEHADRYEQGVYRAEARVRMTVAALELMPYVFPPAMSRAARAAAGEPGPDGWLFTTVPIESVKHGHIELLKLGAEVEVLAPAELRERFTATAHRLAALYPAGAAGLAGAPDAGEPAGSGAAGQRHVGDTASVSPDGGPLPR from the coding sequence GTGCGCGCGAGTCGGCTGGTCTCCCTGCTGCTGCTCCTGCAGACCCGGGGCCGGATGACCGCGCAGGAGCTCGCCGCGGCGCTGGAGGTGTCGGTCCGGACGGTCTACCGGGACGTCGAGGCGCTGGGCGCGTCCGGCGTGCCGGTCTACGCCGACCGCGGGCCGGCCGGCGGCTACCGGCTGCTGGCCGGCTACCGCACCCGGCTGACCGGGCTGACCCCCGAGGAGGCCGAGGCGCTGTTCCTGGCCGGGGTCCCCGGTCCGGCCGGCGAGCTGGGGCTCGGCTCGGTGCTGGCCACCGCGGAGCTGAAGCTGCGCGCCGCGCTGCCCGCCGAGCTGGCCGACCGGGGCGGGCGGCTCCGGCAGCGTTTCCACCTGGACGCGCCGACCTGGTTCCGCGAGCCGGAGCCCACGCCGCACCTGGCCGCCCTCGCCGACGCGGTCTGGGCGGACCGCCAGGTGCGGGTGCGCTACCGGCGGTGGCGGGCGCCCCGCGAGGTGGAGCGCGTCCTCGGTCCGCTGGGTTTGGTGCTCAAGGCCGGCCGCTGGTATCTGGTGGCCGCGGTCGGCGAGCAGGTCCGCACCTACCGGGTCGGCGCGATCCTGGCCCTGACCGCCCTGGACGAGCCCGTCCACCGGCCGGACGGGTTCGACCTGGCCCGCTGCTGGCAGGAGCACGCCGACCGCTACGAGCAGGGCGTCTACCGGGCCGAGGCGCGGGTGCGGATGACCGTGGCGGCGCTGGAGCTGATGCCGTACGTCTTCCCGCCGGCGATGAGCCGGGCCGCCCGGGCCGCGGCGGGCGAGCCGGGTCCGGACGGCTGGCTGTTCACCACCGTGCCCATCGAGTCGGTCAAGCACGGTCACATCGAGTTGCTCAAGCTCGGCGCCGAGGTGGAGGTGCTCGCCCCCGCCGAGCTGCGCGAACGGTTCACCGCCACCGCCCACCGCCTCGCCGCGCTGTACCCCGCGGGCGCGGCGGGGCTCGCCGGGGCACCTGACGCCGGCGAGCCGGCGGGGTCCGGCGCGGCGGGGCAGCGGCACGTCGGCGACACGGCGTCGGTCAGCCCCGATGGCGGTCCGCTGCCCCGGTGA
- a CDS encoding dihydrodipicolinate synthase family protein has protein sequence MTLSGVYVPMITPFDATGAVAHAALRTLAHEVLDGGAAGLVALGTTGEPTSLDPAEQRDVVDILAGVCRERRAPLLVGASSVAAVTALRDQPAVAAALSLVPPFVRPGETGVVAHFAALAAASPVPLVVYHVPYRTGQRLSVDTLRRLAALPGVVGVKLAVGAVDADSVELLADPPAGFAVLGGDDAVISPLLALGAHGGILASAHLATAGFVELADAWRAGDVGRARALGHRLAGLSTALFAAPNPTVVKAVLHAEGRIPTDAVRLPLLPPDDEALRVALRRLATAPGTPVGARR, from the coding sequence ATGACGCTCTCCGGTGTGTACGTACCGATGATCACCCCATTCGACGCCACCGGCGCGGTGGCGCACGCCGCGCTGCGGACCCTGGCGCACGAGGTGCTGGACGGCGGCGCGGCGGGCCTGGTCGCGCTGGGCACGACCGGCGAACCGACCTCACTCGACCCGGCCGAGCAGCGGGACGTCGTCGACATCCTCGCCGGCGTCTGCCGCGAGCGCCGCGCCCCGCTGCTGGTCGGCGCGAGCAGCGTGGCGGCGGTGACCGCCCTGCGCGACCAACCCGCGGTGGCCGCCGCGCTCAGCCTGGTGCCGCCGTTCGTCCGCCCCGGCGAGACGGGGGTGGTGGCACACTTCGCGGCGCTCGCCGCGGCCAGCCCGGTGCCGCTGGTCGTCTACCACGTGCCGTACCGCACCGGGCAGCGGCTGTCCGTCGACACGCTGCGACGCCTCGCCGCGCTGCCCGGCGTCGTCGGCGTCAAGCTCGCCGTGGGCGCCGTCGACGCCGACAGCGTCGAGTTGCTGGCCGACCCGCCGGCCGGCTTCGCGGTGCTCGGCGGGGACGACGCGGTGATCTCGCCGCTGCTGGCGCTCGGCGCGCACGGCGGGATCCTCGCCTCCGCGCACCTCGCGACCGCCGGCTTCGTCGAACTCGCCGACGCCTGGCGGGCGGGCGACGTCGGGCGGGCCCGGGCCCTGGGCCACCGGCTCGCCGGGTTGTCGACCGCGCTGTTCGCCGCGCCCAACCCCACCGTGGTCAAGGCCGTCCTGCACGCCGAGGGCCGGATCCCGACCGACGCCGTACGGCTGCCCCTGCTGCCCCCCGACGACGAGGCGCTCCGCGTGGCGCTGCGGCGGCTCGCCACCGCGCCCGGCACACCGGTCGGTGCGCGACGCTGA
- a CDS encoding LysR family transcriptional regulator has translation MLDVRRLRLLCDLSRLGTIAAVAQAHSYTPSAVSQQLSALEREAGVPLLERAGRRVTLTAAGRVLVANAETVLAALEQTSAALAAVATGLTGPLRIGAFPTAVRTLLPATLVALGRQHPGLDLTVTELDPVEVPAALRERRLDVGLLHDYDVVPAEPDPVLDAVPLLDETVYLAVPAGSPLGGAASPSGADPGMSIGADPLRAVRDAAWIMASPGTLCHTVTLHVCRAAGFTPRVRHQADDFATVLALVAADQGVSLVPQLAAADPPDGVRLVALDSRRRTRIAYRRGAASHPAVAAFVAAIRAATDEALAR, from the coding sequence ATGCTCGACGTACGCCGGCTGCGCCTGCTCTGCGACCTGTCCCGCCTCGGCACCATCGCCGCCGTCGCGCAGGCGCACTCCTACACCCCGTCGGCGGTGTCCCAGCAGCTGTCCGCGCTGGAGCGGGAGGCCGGCGTGCCGCTGCTCGAACGCGCCGGGCGGCGGGTGACCTTGACCGCCGCGGGCCGGGTGCTGGTCGCGAACGCCGAGACGGTCCTCGCCGCGCTGGAGCAGACGTCCGCCGCCCTCGCCGCCGTCGCGACCGGGCTGACCGGCCCGCTGCGCATCGGCGCCTTCCCGACCGCCGTCCGTACGCTGCTGCCGGCCACCCTGGTCGCGCTGGGTCGCCAGCACCCGGGGCTGGACCTGACCGTCACCGAGCTTGATCCGGTCGAGGTTCCCGCCGCGCTGCGGGAGCGGCGGCTCGACGTCGGGCTGCTGCACGACTACGACGTGGTGCCGGCCGAGCCGGACCCGGTGCTGGACGCCGTGCCGCTGCTGGACGAGACGGTGTACCTCGCCGTCCCCGCCGGCTCGCCGCTCGGCGGGGCCGCCTCCCCGTCGGGCGCGGACCCCGGCATGTCGATCGGCGCCGACCCGTTGCGGGCGGTGCGGGACGCCGCCTGGATCATGGCCAGTCCCGGGACCCTCTGCCACACCGTCACGCTGCACGTCTGCCGCGCCGCCGGCTTCACGCCCCGGGTCCGGCACCAGGCCGACGACTTCGCGACGGTGCTCGCCCTGGTCGCGGCGGACCAGGGCGTCTCCCTGGTGCCGCAGCTCGCCGCCGCGGACCCGCCGGACGGGGTCCGGCTCGTCGCGCTGGACAGCCGCCGGCGCACCCGCATCGCGTACCGGAGGGGCGCGGCGTCCCACCCGGCCGTGGCCGCGTTCGTCGCCGCGATCCGCGCCGCCACCGACGAGGCGCTGGCCCGCTGA
- a CDS encoding Hsp20/alpha crystallin family protein: MLMRTDPFREIDRIAEQFFGTAARPAVMHLDAYRDGDYFYAAFDLPGVDPESIDCTVERNVLTVRAERRRPAGDTVELVAAERPMGTFTRQLFLGDTLDTDNLEAGYENGVLTLRIPVAERAKPRRVAVATTGNGRKQINA; the protein is encoded by the coding sequence ATGCTGATGCGCACCGACCCGTTCCGTGAGATCGACCGGATCGCCGAGCAGTTCTTCGGCACGGCCGCCCGTCCGGCGGTCATGCACCTGGATGCCTACCGCGACGGCGACTACTTCTACGCCGCGTTCGACCTGCCCGGCGTCGACCCCGAGAGCATCGACTGCACCGTCGAGCGCAACGTGTTGACCGTCCGCGCCGAGCGGCGCCGGCCCGCCGGCGACACGGTCGAACTCGTCGCCGCGGAGCGTCCGATGGGGACCTTCACCCGGCAGCTCTTCCTCGGCGACACCCTCGACACCGACAACCTCGAGGCCGGCTACGAGAACGGGGTGCTCACGCTGCGGATCCCGGTGGCGGAGCGGGCGAAGCCGCGGCGGGTGGCCGTCGCCACCACCGGCAACGGCCGCAAGCAGATCAACGCCTGA
- a CDS encoding GNAT family N-acetyltransferase, giving the protein MRSDLRSAWAVAPARPDQSDAAGLLREYFEEIVVRYHHRPARSGEVAAAMADSPSDDLVTPTGILLLATHDGAPAGCAGLRFRPAWAELTRVYVRPALRGRGGGAVLLAAAEEQARMAGADRVRLDTRSDLVEARALYARHGYVEIPAYSRDAYAEHWFEKLLG; this is encoded by the coding sequence GTGAGAAGTGACCTCCGATCCGCCTGGGCGGTCGCGCCGGCCCGGCCCGACCAGTCCGACGCGGCGGGCCTACTGCGCGAGTACTTCGAGGAGATCGTGGTCCGCTACCACCACCGGCCGGCCCGGTCGGGCGAGGTGGCGGCCGCGATGGCCGACTCACCCAGCGACGACCTGGTGACCCCGACCGGGATCCTGCTGCTCGCGACGCACGACGGAGCGCCGGCCGGCTGCGCCGGGTTGCGCTTCCGGCCGGCCTGGGCCGAGTTGACCCGGGTCTACGTCCGGCCGGCGTTGCGCGGACGCGGCGGCGGCGCCGTCCTGCTCGCCGCCGCCGAGGAGCAGGCCCGAATGGCCGGCGCCGACCGGGTCCGCCTCGACACCCGCAGCGACCTGGTCGAGGCCCGCGCGCTCTACGCCCGACACGGGTATGTGGAGATCCCGGCGTACTCGCGGGACGCGTACGCCGAGCACTGGTTCGAGAAACTGCTCGGCTGA
- a CDS encoding DUF2087 domain-containing protein, with the protein MTAHALAGSLADDGRRRVFAAIVLGAADVAQVAERAGVPTRDVVTALRRLTDVGLVTDAGGALSVDAARLRELARVPRPVRPAEAPEETVLRTFVRDGVLIGLPAQRGRRRIVLEHIARRSFVPDTAYPERAVNEALRPWCDGGGSDHVTLRRYLVDELLLTREQGVYRRP; encoded by the coding sequence ATGACCGCACATGCTCTGGCCGGGTCGCTGGCCGACGACGGACGTAGGCGGGTCTTCGCGGCGATCGTGTTGGGCGCCGCCGACGTGGCGCAGGTGGCCGAGCGGGCCGGGGTCCCGACGCGCGACGTGGTGACCGCCCTGCGCCGGCTCACCGACGTCGGGCTGGTCACCGACGCCGGCGGCGCGCTGTCGGTGGACGCCGCCCGACTCCGCGAACTGGCCCGGGTGCCCCGGCCGGTGCGGCCGGCCGAAGCGCCCGAGGAGACCGTGCTACGGACCTTCGTCCGCGACGGAGTGCTGATCGGCCTGCCCGCGCAGCGGGGGCGACGGCGGATCGTGCTGGAGCACATCGCCCGGCGGTCCTTCGTGCCGGACACGGCCTACCCGGAGCGGGCGGTGAACGAGGCGTTGCGCCCCTGGTGCGACGGCGGCGGCTCGGACCACGTCACGCTGCGCCGGTACCTGGTGGACGAGTTGCTGCTCACCCGGGAGCAGGGCGTCTACCGGCGACCGTGA
- a CDS encoding MarR family transcriptional regulator yields the protein MTPRDRIDRHVERWLPVLPDLDPDVEGAVTRMGALSRHLRAVKERALADVDLPAHEYDTLHALAGRQGRAAPSEIAADLGMAPASVTARVDTLVRRGFVERIPSTVDRRRVDVALTDAGREAWQGALDVLGAEEHRLLGALDPDERRLLSDLLRRVMLAAERPAD from the coding sequence GTGACCCCCCGCGACCGCATCGACCGGCACGTCGAACGCTGGCTGCCCGTCCTGCCGGACCTCGACCCCGACGTGGAGGGCGCGGTGACCCGGATGGGCGCGCTGAGCCGCCACCTGCGCGCCGTCAAGGAACGCGCACTGGCGGACGTCGACCTGCCGGCGCATGAGTACGACACCCTGCACGCCCTGGCCGGCCGGCAGGGTCGGGCCGCGCCCTCGGAGATCGCCGCCGACCTCGGCATGGCCCCGGCCTCGGTCACCGCCCGGGTCGACACGCTGGTCCGGCGGGGCTTCGTCGAGCGGATCCCGTCCACCGTCGACCGCCGGCGGGTCGACGTCGCGCTCACCGACGCGGGCCGGGAGGCCTGGCAGGGAGCGCTCGACGTCCTCGGGGCCGAGGAGCACCGGCTGCTCGGGGCGCTCGACCCGGACGAGCGGCGCCTCCTGTCCGACCTGCTGCGCCGCGTCATGCTCGCCGCCGAGCGGCCGGCCGACTGA
- a CDS encoding MFS transporter — translation MTQPLRQPAFRLLFLGRTVSAVGDAVVPAALALAVLRATGSTSALALVLGAAMVPRLLLLPLGGVAADRFDARRVAILADLTRVVTQLVVGLELLGGDPSLTSITVVSAVGGVAAAFALPTGSPLVAGTVEPAGRQRANALLGTTANASRLAGPALAGALIWAAGPGWAFVLDAGSFAISAALLAVIRVRPVPRTERRSLAADLLHGWREVRARTWFWSSLLGHGVWNGAAAVLTTLGPAVAVNRLGGEGVWLLMLQAGAVGMLAGSLLAGRFRPRRPVLLANLGLASYAAPLILLAVAAPAPAVVAAYGIALAALGYLNPVWETVVQGQFPPHVLARVTSYDWLVSLGAMPVGYALAPLAARVWGEPAPLAAAGALVLVACAGTALVPGVRRLAWPAPATPEPTREPLAAR, via the coding sequence GTGACTCAACCCCTGCGCCAGCCCGCCTTCCGGCTGCTCTTCCTCGGCCGCACCGTCTCCGCGGTCGGCGACGCGGTCGTCCCCGCCGCGCTCGCCCTCGCCGTGCTGCGCGCCACCGGCTCCACCTCCGCTCTCGCCCTGGTCCTCGGCGCGGCGATGGTGCCCCGGCTGCTCCTGCTCCCGCTCGGCGGCGTGGCGGCCGACCGGTTCGACGCCCGCCGGGTCGCGATCCTGGCCGACCTGACCCGCGTCGTCACCCAACTCGTGGTCGGCCTCGAGCTGCTCGGCGGCGACCCGTCGCTGACCTCGATCACCGTGGTCTCGGCGGTCGGCGGCGTCGCCGCGGCGTTCGCCCTGCCCACCGGGTCCCCCCTGGTCGCCGGCACCGTGGAACCCGCGGGCCGGCAGCGGGCCAACGCGCTGCTCGGGACCACCGCCAACGCCAGCCGGCTCGCCGGTCCCGCCCTGGCCGGTGCCCTCATCTGGGCCGCCGGCCCCGGCTGGGCGTTCGTCCTCGACGCCGGCTCGTTCGCGATCAGCGCCGCCCTGCTCGCGGTCATCCGGGTACGGCCCGTGCCCCGGACCGAGCGCCGTTCGCTCGCCGCGGACCTGCTGCACGGCTGGCGTGAGGTCCGCGCCCGGACCTGGTTCTGGAGCAGCCTGCTCGGCCACGGCGTGTGGAACGGCGCCGCCGCGGTGCTCACCACCCTCGGCCCGGCCGTCGCCGTCAACCGCCTCGGTGGCGAAGGGGTCTGGCTGCTGATGCTCCAGGCCGGGGCGGTCGGCATGCTCGCCGGATCGCTGCTCGCCGGCCGGTTCCGGCCCCGCCGCCCGGTGCTGCTGGCCAACCTCGGGCTCGCCAGCTACGCCGCGCCACTGATCCTGCTCGCCGTCGCCGCACCCGCCCCGGCCGTCGTCGCCGCGTACGGGATCGCGCTGGCCGCCCTGGGCTACCTCAACCCGGTCTGGGAGACCGTGGTGCAGGGCCAGTTCCCGCCGCACGTGCTGGCCCGGGTCACCTCGTACGACTGGCTGGTGTCGCTGGGCGCGATGCCCGTCGGCTACGCCCTCGCACCGCTCGCCGCCCGGGTCTGGGGCGAGCCGGCACCCCTGGCCGCCGCCGGCGCGCTGGTCCTGGTGGCCTGCGCCGGCACCGCGCTGGTTCCCGGCGTACGCCGGCTGGCCTGGCCGGCCCCCGCGACGCCGGAACCGACCCGCGAACCACTCGCCGCGCGGTGA
- a CDS encoding glycosyltransferase family 39 protein, giving the protein MDVAESVADLDRPHRNEPAATGAPPDPGPRTRGPWLVAAAVTAVLLALSTRYGYHRDELYFLLCGRHLDWGYVDQGPLVPALARLADTIAPGNLLVLRTPSAVIAGGCVLLVAAIAREFGAGRGAQTFAAFLAGSSGLVLASGHLLSTTTVDVLVWLAAALCAVRMLRTGDTRWALALGLVLGVGMLNKLLPALLAVGLLAGVAIAGPRRLLRDRWVLAGAGIALLLAAPNLIWQAAHGFPQLSVAASISDGDSSYSGRVDALTLQFVIVSPYAVPIWIAGLVALLRRPAWRAYRALAWAWLVVVGVVLVAGGKGYYDAPLLLVLAAAGAVVTVAWASRGATAPRRALLALATLPFVAPNAVLLLPTLPADQLPGFVVEVNYDAGETIGWPAFADSLAAVHRALPADQRQRAVILTANYGEAGAVVRYGPARGLPPAYSGHNSMVDLGRPPADADVVIAVGWDRPDHLRDWFTDVTLAGRVDQRVDVDNEENGGPIWLCTGLRRPWAEIWRTEVRHTG; this is encoded by the coding sequence ATGGACGTGGCCGAATCCGTCGCCGACCTGGACCGCCCGCACCGGAACGAGCCCGCCGCGACCGGCGCGCCGCCCGACCCGGGTCCCCGCACGCGCGGGCCCTGGCTGGTCGCCGCCGCGGTGACCGCGGTGCTGCTGGCCCTCTCGACCCGCTACGGCTACCACCGCGACGAGCTGTACTTCCTGCTCTGCGGTCGGCACCTCGACTGGGGCTACGTCGACCAGGGCCCGCTCGTCCCCGCGTTGGCCCGACTGGCCGACACGATCGCACCGGGCAACCTGCTGGTGCTGCGCACGCCGTCCGCGGTGATCGCCGGCGGGTGCGTCCTGCTCGTCGCCGCGATCGCCCGGGAGTTCGGGGCCGGGCGCGGCGCGCAGACCTTCGCGGCGTTCCTCGCCGGCTCCTCCGGCCTGGTGCTGGCCAGCGGGCACCTGCTCAGCACCACCACCGTCGACGTGCTCGTCTGGCTGGCCGCGGCGCTGTGCGCGGTGCGGATGCTGCGCACCGGCGACACCCGCTGGGCGCTGGCCCTCGGGCTGGTGCTCGGCGTCGGCATGCTCAACAAGCTGCTGCCCGCGCTGCTCGCCGTCGGCCTGCTCGCCGGGGTCGCGATCGCCGGGCCGCGCCGGCTCCTGCGCGACCGGTGGGTGCTCGCCGGCGCCGGCATCGCCCTGCTGCTGGCCGCGCCGAACCTGATCTGGCAGGCGGCGCACGGGTTCCCGCAGCTGTCCGTCGCCGCGTCCATCTCCGACGGCGACAGCTCCTACAGCGGCCGGGTCGACGCGCTCACCCTCCAGTTCGTCATCGTCAGCCCGTACGCCGTGCCGATCTGGATCGCCGGCCTGGTCGCCCTGCTGCGCCGGCCCGCGTGGCGGGCGTACCGGGCGCTGGCCTGGGCCTGGCTGGTGGTCGTCGGCGTCGTGCTGGTCGCCGGCGGCAAGGGCTACTACGACGCCCCGCTGCTGCTGGTGCTCGCCGCCGCCGGCGCCGTGGTCACCGTCGCCTGGGCGAGCCGCGGCGCCACCGCACCACGCCGGGCCCTGCTGGCTCTCGCCACCCTGCCGTTCGTCGCCCCGAACGCGGTGCTGCTCCTGCCCACCCTGCCCGCCGACCAGCTACCCGGCTTCGTGGTCGAGGTCAACTACGACGCCGGCGAGACAATCGGCTGGCCGGCGTTCGCCGACTCCCTGGCCGCCGTGCACCGCGCGCTCCCCGCCGACCAGCGGCAGCGGGCCGTCATCCTCACCGCCAACTACGGCGAGGCCGGCGCGGTCGTCCGCTACGGTCCGGCCCGCGGCCTGCCGCCCGCGTACTCCGGGCACAACAGCATGGTCGACCTCGGCCGCCCGCCGGCCGACGCCGACGTGGTGATCGCCGTCGGCTGGGACCGCCCCGACCACCTGCGCGACTGGTTCACCGACGTCACCCTCGCCGGGCGCGTCGACCAACGGGTCGACGTCGACAACGAGGAGAACGGCGGCCCGATCTGGCTCTGCACCGGGCTGCGCCGGCCGTGGGCCGAGATCTGGCGGACGGAGGTACGCCACACCGGCTGA
- a CDS encoding nuclear transport factor 2 family protein, translated as MPDSEREAELLDAERRLQAAQRAGDVPALDDLLDDHLIAVGPDGGRYTKEADLAAHRSGASVIDDLVEEGLELIVEGTTGVTFFMGRVSGRFDGEPFAARLRYTRTWVHDDDRGWRILAAHISPA; from the coding sequence ATGCCGGACAGCGAACGTGAGGCGGAGTTGCTGGATGCGGAGCGCCGTCTGCAGGCCGCGCAACGGGCCGGTGACGTGCCCGCGCTCGACGACCTGCTCGACGACCACCTGATCGCCGTCGGGCCGGACGGCGGCCGGTACACCAAGGAGGCCGACCTGGCCGCCCATCGCAGCGGGGCGTCGGTGATCGACGATCTCGTGGAGGAGGGGCTGGAACTGATCGTCGAGGGGACGACCGGGGTGACGTTCTTCATGGGACGGGTGAGCGGCCGGTTCGACGGCGAGCCCTTCGCGGCGCGACTGCGATACACCCGGACCTGGGTCCACGACGACGACCGCGGCTGGCGGATCCTCGCGGCGCACATCAGCCCGGCCTGA
- a CDS encoding low temperature requirement protein A — translation MTTGGSAELVRRPEGSTRATLLELLFDVIFVAALALVSMLIADRQSWAGIGQILLLLMAIWWTWAITSTTTDFYDPEQRPIQTILMVTMLGAVATAAALPLASDGHALIFAVAYVVPHLFRGVVLVGVLRRQRHRAQERATRFFFWFLVSAIFWIVGALPPGQPHWPLWVAAVVIDYVSGAARYPTPWLGRVPVGQYEKTTEHLGERYQQFMILALGDIILVPTLEISTADFSSARLGAFLAAFLTMLLLWQVYVYRAGAILQTSSTKILGRAARLGPYTHLVMLIGVVCTAAGYDLVVSRPTGQTPVRWIVLIVGGPVVFLLGRTLFAYLVTGSLPWHRALWLVPLAVAVPFARGWAPVVVTLLTLAVLAGLVFGDMLGRHQKRPPFLRGRPG, via the coding sequence ATGACGACCGGAGGCAGCGCCGAGCTGGTGCGCCGGCCGGAGGGGTCGACCCGCGCCACGCTGCTGGAACTGCTCTTCGACGTGATCTTCGTGGCCGCGCTCGCGCTGGTCTCGATGCTGATCGCCGACCGGCAGTCCTGGGCCGGCATCGGGCAGATCCTGCTCCTGCTGATGGCGATCTGGTGGACGTGGGCGATCACCTCGACGACCACCGACTTCTACGACCCCGAGCAGCGTCCGATCCAGACCATCCTCATGGTGACCATGCTCGGTGCCGTGGCGACGGCGGCCGCGCTGCCGCTGGCCTCCGACGGACACGCGCTGATCTTCGCCGTCGCGTACGTGGTGCCGCACCTGTTTCGGGGTGTGGTGCTGGTCGGCGTGCTCCGCCGGCAACGGCACCGGGCGCAGGAGCGGGCCACGCGGTTCTTCTTCTGGTTCCTGGTGTCGGCGATCTTCTGGATCGTCGGGGCGCTGCCGCCCGGCCAACCGCACTGGCCGCTCTGGGTCGCCGCCGTGGTCATCGACTACGTGTCGGGGGCGGCCCGCTACCCCACCCCCTGGCTCGGCCGGGTGCCGGTCGGGCAGTACGAGAAGACGACCGAGCACCTGGGCGAGCGGTACCAGCAGTTCATGATCCTCGCGCTCGGCGACATCATCCTGGTGCCCACCCTGGAGATCAGCACCGCGGATTTCAGCAGCGCCCGCCTGGGAGCCTTTCTCGCCGCCTTCCTCACCATGCTGCTGCTCTGGCAGGTCTACGTGTACCGGGCCGGCGCCATCCTGCAGACGTCGTCCACGAAGATCCTCGGCCGGGCGGCCCGGCTCGGGCCGTACACCCACCTGGTGATGCTGATCGGCGTCGTCTGCACCGCCGCCGGCTACGACCTCGTCGTCAGCCGGCCGACCGGGCAGACGCCCGTCCGGTGGATCGTCCTGATCGTCGGCGGCCCGGTCGTCTTCCTGCTCGGGCGCACCCTGTTCGCGTACCTGGTCACCGGCTCGCTGCCGTGGCACCGGGCGCTCTGGCTGGTGCCGCTCGCGGTGGCGGTGCCCTTCGCGCGGGGCTGGGCGCCGGTCGTGGTCACCCTGCTGACGCTCGCGGTGCTGGCCGGGTTGGTGTTCGGCGACATGCTGGGTCGACACCAGAAACGCCCGCCGTTCCTGCGCGGGCGGCCGGGGTGA
- a CDS encoding DUF664 domain-containing protein, which yields MTMPFPSPTVPAAGRTEVFLRYLDYFRETTLAKVSALPEPELRHSRLPSGWTPLELLKHLRHVELRWIEWGFQGRDVAEPWGDRRGERWHVAPEETRDDLVAALRAQGAHTTAVVSAHDLAEIGAPGPRWDGADPASLERVLFHLLQEYARHLGHLDVVAELAGGPTGE from the coding sequence ATGACGATGCCGTTCCCCTCGCCCACCGTCCCGGCCGCCGGGCGGACCGAGGTCTTCCTCCGCTACCTGGACTACTTCCGGGAGACCACGCTGGCCAAGGTCTCGGCGCTGCCCGAGCCGGAGCTGCGCCACAGCCGCCTACCGTCGGGGTGGACCCCGTTGGAGCTGCTCAAGCACCTGCGCCACGTCGAGCTGCGCTGGATCGAGTGGGGCTTCCAGGGGCGCGACGTCGCCGAGCCGTGGGGCGACCGCCGCGGGGAGCGCTGGCACGTCGCGCCCGAGGAGACCCGGGACGACCTGGTGGCGGCGCTGCGGGCGCAGGGCGCGCACACCACGGCCGTCGTGTCGGCGCACGACCTCGCGGAGATCGGCGCGCCGGGCCCGCGGTGGGACGGCGCCGACCCCGCGTCGCTGGAGCGGGTGCTGTTCCACCTCCTCCAGGAGTACGCCCGCCACCTCGGCCACCTGGACGTCGTGGCCGAACTCGCCGGCGGCCCGACCGGGGAGTGA